One stretch of Nicotiana tabacum cultivar K326 chromosome 18, ASM71507v2, whole genome shotgun sequence DNA includes these proteins:
- the LOC107806049 gene encoding 26S proteasome regulatory subunit RPN13 isoform X1 yields the protein MGSSSTDAFPQIQETLMEFRAGKMIIEGKKVIPDSRKGLVRIGRGEEGLLHFQWLDRNLNIVEDDQIVFPEEAVFEKVNQSSGRVYILKFCTDDRKFFFWIQEPAADNDAQICSSVNFHLNQPLEFPGEDEPEASAPLPNSEDMVEEDISSRAGNLVSASMNTEASSDVTSSGPVKLADLQRILSNIGSTDEAVDPDAGLGLGDILRPELILPLIEEIPLEGELASYLPEGHWTPHELLELLQSPPFRQQLDSFTYVLRTGQIDLAQFGIDPSQYKLTVPSFLEALEDSVSAASGSNESRQDEKDLRSQTCNRSDPMDEGH from the exons GAAACTTTGATGGAATTTCGTGCCGGTAAAATGATCATAGAGGGGAAAAAAGTTATCCCTGATTCACGGAAAGGACTTGTTCGTATAGGCAGG ggTGAAGAGGGACTACTCCATTTTCAGTGGCTTGACCGTAATCTCAACATTGTCGAAGAT GATCAGATTGTTTTCCCAGAGGAGGCAGTTTTTGAGAAG GTCAATCAATCGTCTGGAAGGGTCTACATCTTGAAGTTCTGTACCGACgatagaaagtttttcttttggaTACAG GAGCCTGCAGCTGACAATGATGCACAAATATGTAGCTCAGTCAACTTCCACTTGAATCAACCACTTG AGTTCCCTGGTGAAGATGAGCCTGAAGCTTCAGCTCCATTACCAAATTCTGAAGATATGGTAGAGGAAGATATTTCATCGAG GGCGGGAAATTTGGTTAGTGCAAGCATGAATACTGAAGCAAGTAGTGATGTAACGTCTTCGGGTCCTGTAAAGTTGGCTGATCTTCAAAGAATATTGAGTAACATAGGATCCACAG ATGAGGCTGTAGATCCTGATGCAG GATTGGGATTGGGAGATATTTTGAGGCCTGAGCTCATATTACCACTGATTGAAGAAATACCACTAGAAGGAGAGCTAGCTTCATACTTGCCTGAG GGCCATTGGACACCACATGAATTATTGGAGTTGCTGCAGAGTCCCCCATTCCGCCAGCAACTAGACTCGTTTACTTAT GTTCTTCGAACTGGACAAATAGATCTGGCTCAGTTTGGAATTGATCCCAGTCAAT ATAAGTTAACTGTCCCATCTTTTCTTGAGGCACTGGAAGATTCTGTTTCCGCTGCATCAGGATCCAACGAGTCAAGGCAGGATGAGAAGGATTTAAGATCTCAAACGTGCAACAGAAGTGATCCCATGGATGAAGGCCATTAA
- the LOC107806049 gene encoding 26S proteasome regulatory subunit RPN13 isoform X2, with protein MEFRAGKMIIEGKKVIPDSRKGLVRIGRGEEGLLHFQWLDRNLNIVEDDQIVFPEEAVFEKVNQSSGRVYILKFCTDDRKFFFWIQEPAADNDAQICSSVNFHLNQPLEFPGEDEPEASAPLPNSEDMVEEDISSRAGNLVSASMNTEASSDVTSSGPVKLADLQRILSNIGSTDEAVDPDAGLGLGDILRPELILPLIEEIPLEGELASYLPEGHWTPHELLELLQSPPFRQQLDSFTYVLRTGQIDLAQFGIDPSQYKLTVPSFLEALEDSVSAASGSNESRQDEKDLRSQTCNRSDPMDEGH; from the exons ATGGAATTTCGTGCCGGTAAAATGATCATAGAGGGGAAAAAAGTTATCCCTGATTCACGGAAAGGACTTGTTCGTATAGGCAGG ggTGAAGAGGGACTACTCCATTTTCAGTGGCTTGACCGTAATCTCAACATTGTCGAAGAT GATCAGATTGTTTTCCCAGAGGAGGCAGTTTTTGAGAAG GTCAATCAATCGTCTGGAAGGGTCTACATCTTGAAGTTCTGTACCGACgatagaaagtttttcttttggaTACAG GAGCCTGCAGCTGACAATGATGCACAAATATGTAGCTCAGTCAACTTCCACTTGAATCAACCACTTG AGTTCCCTGGTGAAGATGAGCCTGAAGCTTCAGCTCCATTACCAAATTCTGAAGATATGGTAGAGGAAGATATTTCATCGAG GGCGGGAAATTTGGTTAGTGCAAGCATGAATACTGAAGCAAGTAGTGATGTAACGTCTTCGGGTCCTGTAAAGTTGGCTGATCTTCAAAGAATATTGAGTAACATAGGATCCACAG ATGAGGCTGTAGATCCTGATGCAG GATTGGGATTGGGAGATATTTTGAGGCCTGAGCTCATATTACCACTGATTGAAGAAATACCACTAGAAGGAGAGCTAGCTTCATACTTGCCTGAG GGCCATTGGACACCACATGAATTATTGGAGTTGCTGCAGAGTCCCCCATTCCGCCAGCAACTAGACTCGTTTACTTAT GTTCTTCGAACTGGACAAATAGATCTGGCTCAGTTTGGAATTGATCCCAGTCAAT ATAAGTTAACTGTCCCATCTTTTCTTGAGGCACTGGAAGATTCTGTTTCCGCTGCATCAGGATCCAACGAGTCAAGGCAGGATGAGAAGGATTTAAGATCTCAAACGTGCAACAGAAGTGATCCCATGGATGAAGGCCATTAA